A single genomic interval of Malania oleifera isolate guangnan ecotype guangnan chromosome 11, ASM2987363v1, whole genome shotgun sequence harbors:
- the LOC131167958 gene encoding gibberellin-regulated protein 14: protein MALKVMLFLLISSLLLTTRVSSNDEEFLKEATYVKVAPPQSPVQAPTPAPPVKAPLAPAPPVKAPLAPAPPVKAPVAPAPPAKGPVAPAPPVSAPVAPAPPVKAPVAPAPPVKEPVAPPPPVKAPAAPPMPPVRTRADCIPLCDKRCSLHSRKRLCARACITCCDRCKCVPPGTYGNQEKCGKCYTEMRTHGNRVKCP from the exons ATGGCATTGAAAGTAATGCTGTTCCTGTTGATCTCTTCTCTTCTACTTACTACAAGG GTTTCATCTAATGATGAGGAATTTCTCAAGGAG GCCACTTATGTCAAGGTTGCTCCACCCCAGAGCCCTGTCCAAGCACCAACTCCTGCTCCTCCAGTCAAGGCTCCGCTAGCTCCTGCGCCACCTGTCAAGGCTCCACTGGCTCCTGCTCCACCTGTCAAGGCTCCAGTGGCTCCTGCTCCACCTGCCAAGGGTCCAGTAGCCCCTGCTCCACCTGTCAGCGCTCCGGTAGCCCCTGCTCCGCCAGTTAAGGCTCCGGTAGCTCCTGCTCCACCTGTCAAGGAGCCAGTAGCCCCTCCTCCCCCAGTTAAGGCACCGGCTGCTCCACCGATGCCACCAGTGAGAACACGAGCAG ACTGCATCCCCCTGTGTGATAAGAGGTGCAGTTTACATTCAAGGAAAAGACTGTGTGCAAGAGCATGCATAACATGCTGTGACAGATGCAAATGTGTTCCACCAGGAACATATGGGAACCAGGAAAAGTGTGGCAAGTGCTACACTGAAATGAGAACCCATGGCAACAGAGTGAAGTGTCCCTGA